A single Nitrosospira multiformis ATCC 25196 DNA region contains:
- a CDS encoding cold-shock protein: MATGTVKWFNDSKGFGFITPDDGSEDLFAHFSAINMSGFKTLKEGQKVTFEVTQGPKGKQASNIQSA; the protein is encoded by the coding sequence ATGGCAACTGGTACAGTAAAATGGTTCAATGATTCAAAGGGTTTTGGCTTCATTACACCCGATGATGGAAGCGAGGATTTATTCGCGCACTTCTCCGCAATCAATATGTCCGGATTTAAAACTCTCAAAGAAGGTCAAAAAGTAACGTTTGAGGTTACCCAGGGTCCGAAGGGCAAGCAAGCATCAAATATTCAGTCTGCTTAA
- the clpS gene encoding ATP-dependent Clp protease adapter ClpS — MAARNHGEVVLEAKKSKLKPPPMFKVILLNDDFTPMDFVVTVLQTFFSMNREQATQIMLKVHMDGAGVCGVYPNDVASTKVEQVVAFARQHQHPLQCVMEEN; from the coding sequence ATGGCTGCAAGAAATCATGGTGAGGTTGTACTTGAGGCTAAAAAGAGTAAACTCAAGCCGCCGCCAATGTTCAAGGTTATTTTGCTGAATGATGACTTCACTCCGATGGATTTCGTGGTGACTGTATTACAGACTTTTTTTTCCATGAACCGAGAACAGGCGACACAAATCATGCTCAAAGTCCATATGGACGGAGCTGGAGTATGTGGAGTTTATCCCAATGATGTGGCTTCCACAAAAGTCGAACAGGTGGTTGCATTTGCAAGGCAGCATCAGCATCCGCTACAGTGCGTGATGGAGGAGAACTGA